From the genome of Acidobacteriota bacterium, one region includes:
- a CDS encoding TerB family tellurite resistance protein → MRAALRNLLGLADEDVTATERTPLRDLVDSLDGLEPARAQHLARFAYLLGRVARADQQVSAAETRTMESLLIEHGRLSPAQAVLVVGLAKSSSLLFGGTADFEVARDFAASATDDEKVALARCLYAVAASDQRISMAEETEVHRIANLLYLEPKTLTAIRLQYRPFLPGVSGTKPSEQ, encoded by the coding sequence ATGAGGGCAGCACTTCGAAACTTGCTGGGGTTGGCCGACGAAGACGTCACGGCGACGGAACGCACGCCGCTGCGGGACCTGGTCGACTCGCTCGATGGCCTCGAGCCGGCTCGCGCGCAACACCTGGCCCGGTTTGCCTACCTGCTCGGCCGCGTCGCCCGCGCCGACCAACAAGTCAGCGCGGCAGAAACGCGCACCATGGAATCCCTGCTGATCGAGCACGGCCGCCTGTCGCCGGCACAGGCGGTGCTGGTCGTCGGCCTGGCCAAGTCGAGCAGCCTGCTGTTTGGCGGCACCGCCGATTTCGAGGTCGCGCGCGACTTTGCCGCATCGGCCACTGACGACGAGAAGGTGGCGCTGGCACGCTGCCTCTACGCGGTCGCGGCCAGCGACCAGCGGATCTCGATGGCCGAGGAAACGGAAGTGCACCGCATCGCCAATCTCCTGTATCTCGAGCCCAAGACGCTTACCGCCATCCGCCTGCAATACCGGCCGTTCCTGCCCGGCGTGTCAGGCACCAAGCCCTCCGAGCAATAA